The Planococcus donghaensis genome contains a region encoding:
- the ndk gene encoding nucleoside-diphosphate kinase, protein MEKTFLMVKPDGVQRNVIGEIVARFEKKGYHLAGAKLMQIPTELAEEHYGEHKERPFFGELVEFITSGPVFAMVWEGENVILTARQMMGATNPKDAAPGTIRGDFAVTVGKNMIHGSDSAESAEREIGLFFKEEELVSYEKTINNWVN, encoded by the coding sequence TTGGAAAAAACATTTTTAATGGTTAAACCGGATGGCGTTCAACGCAACGTAATCGGAGAAATCGTCGCACGTTTCGAGAAAAAAGGATATCATTTAGCAGGCGCTAAATTAATGCAAATTCCTACTGAATTGGCAGAAGAGCATTACGGCGAGCACAAAGAACGTCCATTCTTCGGTGAATTAGTAGAATTCATCACTTCTGGTCCTGTATTCGCAATGGTTTGGGAAGGCGAAAACGTTATTTTGACTGCACGTCAAATGATGGGCGCTACTAACCCTAAAGATGCAGCTCCAGGAACAATCCGTGGAGACTTTGCTGTAACTGTTGGTAAAAACATGATTCACGGTTCGGATTCTGCTGAAAGTGCAGAACGCGAAATCGGCTTGTTCTTCAAAGAAGAAGAATTAGTATCATACGAAAAAACAATCAATAACTGGGTAAACTAA
- the hepT gene encoding heptaprenyl diphosphate synthase component II has translation MEKMKLKLLYSDLKPELDMIEKELEQAVDSESLLLNDASLHLLQAGGKRIRPVFVLLAGKFGNYDIDVMKRVAVPLELIHMASLVHDDVIDDSEIRRGRPTVKAQWNNSVAMYTGDFILARALEHITKIESPRVHEILSKTLIEVCRGEIIQIQDKYRLDQNLRDYFRRIKRKTALLISSSCELGALVSGTDEKTAAHLRRFGYFIGMSFQIIDDILDFTSTDEELGKPAGSDFIQGNITLPVLCARKDPELYAMLKANLNKNLSTEERFKVVEAIRNSSGIEEAKAMSERYLQKALRELSFLPKGQGVKTMRKIAFFIGKRKF, from the coding sequence GTGGAAAAGATGAAGTTGAAATTGCTTTATTCCGATCTTAAACCGGAACTAGACATGATCGAGAAAGAATTGGAGCAGGCAGTGGATTCCGAATCTCTCCTTTTAAATGATGCGTCTCTTCATTTATTGCAGGCCGGAGGGAAAAGAATCCGACCTGTTTTTGTTTTGCTTGCAGGAAAATTTGGAAATTATGATATTGATGTGATGAAACGAGTTGCTGTTCCACTTGAATTGATCCATATGGCTTCGCTCGTTCATGATGATGTGATTGACGATTCAGAAATACGAAGAGGTCGACCTACTGTTAAAGCGCAATGGAACAATAGTGTAGCGATGTATACGGGTGATTTTATTTTGGCTCGGGCATTAGAACACATTACTAAAATTGAATCTCCACGTGTCCATGAAATTTTATCTAAAACTTTAATTGAAGTTTGCCGAGGCGAAATTATTCAAATCCAAGACAAGTACAGATTAGATCAAAATTTACGTGATTATTTCCGCCGCATTAAACGAAAAACAGCATTGTTGATTTCTTCAAGCTGTGAACTGGGCGCCCTTGTTTCCGGGACCGATGAGAAAACCGCAGCCCATTTGCGACGTTTCGGATATTTTATCGGGATGTCCTTTCAAATTATTGACGATATCCTCGATTTCACTTCAACAGATGAAGAATTGGGAAAACCAGCCGGAAGCGATTTTATCCAAGGAAATATAACCTTGCCGGTTTTATGTGCACGAAAAGATCCTGAACTTTATGCGATGTTAAAAGCAAATTTAAATAAGAATCTTTCTACCGAAGAGCGGTTTAAAGTAGTTGAAGCAATACGCAATAGTTCAGGTATTGAAGAAGCAAAAGCGATGAGTGAACGCTATTTGCAAAAGGCTTTACGGGAGCTATCGTTTTTGCCGAAAGGGCAAGGCGTAAAAACAATGCGCAAAATTGCATTTTTTATTGGGAAACGAAAATTTTAA
- a CDS encoding demethylmenaquinone methyltransferase: MPKTKEQRVHEVFEKISENYDQMNSVISFQQHNKWREDTMSKMQVPKGAAAIDVCCGTADWTIALGKAVGETGQVIGLDFSQNMLNVGHDKTKEMPQIELIQGNAMSLPYPDNSFDFATIGFGLRNVPDYRQVLSEMHRVLKPGGMIACLETSQPENIVFKPFFRMYFRFIMPVFGKLFAKSYNEYSWLQESAKTFPGMKQLAKLFTEVGFEKVKYKPYTGGAAALHLGIKKVN, encoded by the coding sequence ATGCCTAAAACGAAAGAACAGAGAGTCCACGAAGTATTCGAAAAAATATCTGAAAACTACGATCAAATGAATTCGGTGATCAGTTTTCAGCAACACAACAAATGGCGTGAAGACACAATGTCTAAGATGCAAGTGCCAAAAGGTGCTGCAGCGATTGATGTTTGCTGTGGAACGGCTGATTGGACGATTGCGTTAGGAAAAGCGGTAGGTGAAACCGGACAAGTAATTGGGTTAGACTTTAGCCAAAATATGCTGAATGTTGGACATGATAAAACAAAAGAGATGCCGCAAATCGAATTGATTCAAGGAAATGCAATGTCATTGCCCTATCCCGATAATTCTTTTGATTTTGCGACAATCGGTTTTGGATTGCGCAACGTGCCGGATTATCGTCAAGTGTTGTCTGAGATGCATCGTGTATTAAAGCCAGGCGGAATGATTGCTTGTTTAGAAACATCTCAACCAGAAAACATTGTTTTTAAACCATTTTTTAGAATGTATTTTCGTTTTATTATGCCGGTTTTCGGTAAGCTTTTCGCTAAAAGTTACAACGAATACTCCTGGTTACAGGAATCAGCAAAGACGTTTCCGGGCATGAAACAATTGGCAAAATTGTTTACAGAAGTTGGATTTGAAAAAGTGAAATACAAGCCTTATACCGGAGGCGCCGCAGCCCTTCATTTAGGTATAAAAAAAGTAAACTAG
- a CDS encoding heptaprenyl diphosphate synthase component 1, with the protein MKGHQIQSKIISMEIEVLHAVRQRTLDQFTEGPSVKESRLFFLLLPFFSGKTWSPDIEASAKTVSIVYAALNAHDQIREDTPIIKEQQLTVLAGDLYSGIYYQMLVNTKNIAMVQQLASAIIKVSESKTSFFEEEFRTVEEIESAISVIETELLMSFYTFYGYTEYALLAKQALLYIRYTEELNRLQSNHYSHFLREVTTKLVHENYTKYWLTEKLDSLHEQILASIADCALDYELAQFLLHQITPHQHRAEQLTREG; encoded by the coding sequence ATGAAGGGACATCAAATACAATCGAAAATCATCTCAATGGAAATCGAGGTCTTACATGCTGTGCGACAGCGGACGCTCGATCAATTTACAGAAGGTCCCTCTGTCAAAGAGTCCCGTTTGTTTTTTTTACTATTGCCTTTTTTCAGCGGGAAAACTTGGTCGCCAGATATTGAAGCCTCTGCAAAAACGGTTTCCATCGTGTATGCGGCTTTAAATGCCCATGATCAAATAAGAGAAGATACCCCGATTATTAAAGAACAACAGTTAACGGTGTTAGCTGGAGACTTGTATAGCGGGATTTATTATCAAATGTTAGTGAACACTAAAAACATTGCGATGGTCCAGCAATTGGCATCCGCTATTATTAAAGTAAGTGAAAGCAAAACATCATTTTTTGAAGAGGAATTTCGAACGGTAGAAGAAATTGAAAGTGCCATTTCCGTTATTGAAACCGAGCTTTTAATGTCTTTTTATACATTTTATGGATATACCGAATATGCACTGTTGGCTAAACAAGCGCTGCTTTATATTCGTTATACTGAAGAACTAAACCGATTGCAATCTAACCATTATTCGCATTTTCTGCGTGAAGTAACCACAAAGCTTGTCCATGAAAATTATACAAAATACTGGCTAACGGAAAAGTTGGATAGCCTGCATGAACAGATTTTGGCGTCGATCGCCGATTGTGCACTAGATTATGAATTAGCACAATTTCTGCTCCATCAAATAACCCCGCACCAGCATAGAGCTGAGCAGCTGACCCGAGAAGGATGA
- the mtrB gene encoding trp RNA-binding attenuation protein MtrB: MAQTEYIIIRAQEDGVNVIGLTRGNDTKFHHTEKLDKGEVMIAQFTEHTSAMKIRGKAEIHSAHGIVESEAKK, translated from the coding sequence ATGGCTCAGACAGAATATATTATCATCCGTGCTCAAGAAGATGGCGTAAACGTTATTGGATTGACTCGAGGGAACGATACAAAATTTCACCATACTGAAAAATTGGATAAAGGCGAAGTGATGATTGCTCAATTTACTGAACACACTTCAGCTATGAAAATTCGTGGCAAAGCGGAGATTCATTCTGCCCATGGTATCGTTGAAAGCGAAGCTAAAAAATAA
- the folE gene encoding GTP cyclohydrolase I FolE gives MIDVRAQKVDLDKIEQAVSMILEAVGEDVSREGLQDTPKRVAKMYAEVFSGLKEDPKEYFKTVFHEGHEELVLVKDIPFYSMCEHHLVPFFGKAHIAYIPRDGVVTGLSKLARAVETVSKRPQLQERITSSIAESLMETLNPHGVYVMVEAEHMCMTMRGIKKPGAKTVTAVSRGILETDAVKRSEVITYINMN, from the coding sequence GTGATAGATGTGAGAGCACAAAAAGTAGATCTTGATAAAATCGAGCAAGCAGTCTCGATGATTTTAGAAGCAGTAGGAGAAGACGTAAGTCGAGAAGGGTTACAAGATACACCGAAAAGGGTAGCTAAGATGTATGCAGAAGTATTCTCCGGATTAAAAGAAGATCCAAAAGAATATTTTAAAACTGTTTTTCATGAAGGTCATGAAGAGTTAGTACTGGTCAAAGACATCCCGTTCTATTCGATGTGTGAACATCATCTTGTACCATTTTTTGGCAAAGCTCATATTGCTTACATTCCTCGTGATGGAGTGGTAACAGGATTGAGTAAATTGGCTCGTGCTGTAGAAACGGTTTCAAAACGTCCGCAACTTCAAGAGCGTATTACATCTTCGATTGCCGAATCATTAATGGAAACCTTAAATCCGCATGGTGTGTATGTCATGGTTGAAGCAGAACATATGTGTATGACAATGCGAGGCATAAAAAAACCAGGCGCAAAAACGGTGACAGCTGTTTCACGAGGAATTCTTGAGACTGATGCAGTTAAGCGTTCAGAAGTAATTACTTATATTAATATGAACTAA
- a CDS encoding HU family DNA-binding protein, whose amino-acid sequence MNKTELVNSVAEAAELSRKDAAKAVDAAFETIQDALTKGEKVQLIGFGNFEVRERAARKGRNPQTGAEIEIAASKVPAFKPGKALKDAVK is encoded by the coding sequence ATGAACAAAACAGAATTAGTGAACTCTGTTGCTGAAGCAGCTGAACTTTCTCGTAAAGACGCTGCCAAAGCAGTTGACGCTGCATTTGAGACGATTCAAGACGCTTTAACTAAGGGTGAAAAAGTACAGTTGATCGGATTCGGTAACTTTGAAGTACGCGAACGCGCGGCCCGCAAAGGACGTAACCCGCAAACTGGTGCTGAAATCGAGATCGCTGCAAGCAAAGTTCCTGCATTTAAGCCAGGTAAAGCGCTTAAAGACGCAGTGAAGTAA
- a CDS encoding DUF2768 domain-containing protein: MSALDKMWVSFAGILFLLLSMGLIYLSRYKLQNGILKFIFALVAYILLILGFFIMIFTVFSGPTGGA; the protein is encoded by the coding sequence ATGAGTGCTTTAGACAAAATGTGGGTATCATTTGCCGGAATTCTTTTTTTACTACTTTCAATGGGTTTAATCTATTTAAGTAGATACAAATTGCAAAATGGCATTCTAAAATTTATTTTTGCGCTAGTTGCATATATATTGCTGATCCTTGGATTTTTCATCATGATATTCACGGTATTCAGCGGACCAACAGGCGGCGCTTGA
- a CDS encoding NAD(P)H-dependent glycerol-3-phosphate dehydrogenase, which yields MEKVSVFGAGSWGTALSYVLAQNRHDLLLWTHRQEQADEINQHTNKRYLKDTRLPESLKATSDLSQAVAHGDIFVLAVPTKAIREVCQDIKKNLNRKVLFVHVSKGIEPDSLKRISEMIREEIPEQWIEEVVVLSGPSHAEEVVQEHPTTVTAACENTEAAVRIQDLFMNSYFRVYTNTDVIGVEIGGALKNIIALAVGITDGLEFGDNAKAAIMTRGLAEIARLGVKMGATPLTFSGLTGVGDLIVTCTSVHSRNWRAGNMLGKGKSLDEVLEEMGMVVEGIRTTKAAYQLSEAYNVPMPITAALYSVLFDNVSTDDAVGKLMGRTKKNEMEDLVDLL from the coding sequence ATGGAAAAAGTTTCTGTATTTGGAGCAGGAAGCTGGGGAACCGCGCTGAGCTATGTATTGGCTCAGAATAGACATGATTTATTGCTTTGGACACATCGTCAAGAGCAAGCTGATGAAATCAACCAGCATACAAATAAACGCTATTTAAAAGATACGCGCCTTCCGGAAAGCCTGAAGGCGACAAGTGATTTGTCGCAGGCGGTTGCACACGGTGATATTTTTGTATTGGCTGTTCCAACAAAAGCGATTCGTGAAGTTTGTCAAGATATTAAAAAAAATCTCAATCGCAAAGTTTTGTTTGTGCATGTTTCTAAAGGCATTGAGCCGGATTCGTTAAAACGGATTAGTGAAATGATTCGCGAAGAAATTCCGGAACAATGGATCGAAGAAGTGGTTGTCTTATCTGGTCCAAGTCACGCCGAAGAAGTAGTTCAAGAACATCCGACAACGGTAACGGCTGCATGTGAGAACACAGAAGCAGCCGTACGCATTCAGGATCTGTTTATGAATAGTTATTTCCGCGTTTACACTAATACCGATGTAATCGGTGTTGAAATTGGTGGAGCCTTAAAAAACATCATCGCATTAGCTGTTGGTATTACAGACGGTCTAGAGTTTGGTGACAATGCAAAGGCTGCAATTATGACACGTGGACTAGCGGAAATCGCTCGTCTTGGTGTGAAAATGGGAGCAACACCTTTAACGTTCTCTGGCTTAACGGGTGTGGGCGATTTGATTGTGACATGTACAAGTGTCCACTCACGCAATTGGCGTGCAGGCAATATGCTAGGAAAAGGGAAATCCTTAGATGAAGTGCTTGAAGAAATGGGTATGGTAGTAGAAGGAATACGGACGACGAAAGCTGCTTATCAGCTATCAGAGGCATACAATGTGCCTATGCCAATTACTGCTGCTCTTTATTCAGTACTGTTTGATAATGTTTCGACAGACGACGCAGTTGGAAAGTTAATGGGACGCACGAAAAAGAACGAAATGGAAGACTTGGTCGACTTGCTATAA
- the der gene encoding ribosome biogenesis GTPase Der encodes MSKPVVAIVGRPNVGKSTIFNRVVGERVSIVEDIPGVTRDRIYSSADWLTHEFNIIDTGGIDLRDEPFLEQIRQQAEIAMDEADVIIFLVNGRDGVTNQDEQVAKILYKTKKPVILAVNKIDNPDMRHLIYDFYTLGMGEPFPLSGSHGLGLGDLLDEVAKNFPQDDDEEYPDNVIKFSLIGRPNVGKSSLVNSFLGEERVIVSEVAGTTRDAIDTQYEYNEQPYVIIDTAGMRKKGKVYETTEKYSVLRALRAIERSDVVLVVLNAEEGIQEQDKKIAGYAHEAGKAVIIIVNKWDAIEKDEKTMNVMTRKIREHFLFLDYAPIMFVSAISGKRVHNILEIVNKVNDNHSRRIQSSILNEVIEDAVAMNPAPSDKGRRLRLYYATQVAIKPPTFVVFVNDPEMMHFSYERFLQNRIRESFDFEGTPLRLITRART; translated from the coding sequence ATGTCAAAACCGGTAGTAGCAATAGTTGGCCGGCCGAACGTTGGTAAGTCCACGATTTTCAATCGCGTGGTAGGAGAACGGGTTTCAATTGTGGAAGATATTCCAGGAGTGACGCGTGACCGTATTTACAGTTCGGCAGATTGGCTGACACACGAATTCAATATTATAGATACAGGCGGGATCGATCTTCGCGACGAACCGTTTCTAGAACAAATCCGTCAACAAGCAGAAATTGCTATGGACGAAGCAGACGTCATTATTTTCCTTGTAAATGGTCGTGATGGCGTAACTAATCAAGATGAACAAGTAGCTAAAATTTTATATAAGACAAAAAAACCAGTTATTTTAGCGGTTAACAAGATCGACAATCCCGACATGCGTCACTTGATTTATGATTTCTATACATTAGGAATGGGTGAACCTTTCCCGCTTTCTGGATCTCATGGTTTAGGATTAGGGGATTTATTGGATGAAGTTGCTAAAAACTTCCCACAAGACGATGATGAGGAATATCCTGACAATGTCATTAAATTCTCTTTGATTGGTCGCCCGAACGTTGGTAAATCTTCTCTTGTAAACTCATTTTTAGGAGAAGAGCGTGTTATTGTCAGTGAAGTAGCCGGAACAACGCGCGATGCTATTGATACGCAATATGAGTACAATGAGCAACCGTACGTGATTATCGATACTGCTGGTATGCGTAAAAAAGGAAAAGTGTATGAAACAACTGAAAAATACAGTGTATTACGAGCTTTGCGTGCGATTGAACGCTCAGACGTTGTTTTAGTGGTCTTGAATGCAGAAGAAGGTATTCAAGAGCAAGACAAAAAAATTGCTGGATACGCTCATGAGGCAGGCAAAGCAGTCATTATTATTGTCAATAAGTGGGATGCCATTGAAAAAGATGAAAAAACCATGAATGTCATGACGCGTAAAATTCGCGAGCATTTCTTGTTTTTAGATTATGCACCAATTATGTTTGTTTCTGCAATCAGCGGTAAACGCGTGCATAACATTTTAGAAATCGTAAACAAAGTAAACGATAACCATTCGAGACGTATTCAATCGAGTATCTTAAACGAAGTAATCGAAGATGCAGTTGCTATGAATCCTGCGCCATCGGATAAAGGGCGTCGTTTGCGTCTTTATTATGCAACGCAAGTGGCTATCAAACCGCCAACATTTGTTGTCTTTGTGAACGATCCAGAAATGATGCACTTTAGTTATGAACGTTTCTTACAAAACCGAATTCGTGAAAGCTTCGATTTTGAAGGAACGCCTCTTCGTCTTATAACGAGAGCTCGTACTTAA
- the fni gene encoding type 2 isopentenyl-diphosphate Delta-isomerase: MDHIQFALATGQSKKNMFDDIRFVHQALPDTAVSDICIKPKTGDLNLQSPVFINAMTGGGGQDTHQLNGLLARVARETGMAMAVGSQMAALKDANERQSYAVVRKEHPNGIFFSNLGSEATVQQANDAVEMIGANALQIHLNVVQELTMPEGDRDFRGALERIQAIVEGVNVPVIVKETGFGISRETAEKLRSCNVSAIDVSGFGGTNFASIENKRRQRKLSYFEDWGIPTAPAIVEVKSVFDKTVLASGGIQDARDMIKAFLLGADAVGLAGSFLKVAMQEGEKQLISDIHSLYEDLTMMMTALGAENLMELQKCPAIITGEMAQYLTARGFNPASYACVTKN; encoded by the coding sequence ATGGATCATATACAATTTGCTTTAGCTACAGGACAAAGCAAAAAAAACATGTTCGATGATATTCGTTTCGTTCACCAAGCTTTGCCTGATACTGCGGTATCCGATATTTGCATAAAACCAAAAACAGGTGATTTGAATTTACAATCACCTGTTTTTATTAATGCAATGACGGGTGGAGGCGGACAAGATACTCATCAGCTGAATGGTCTTTTAGCTCGAGTTGCTCGGGAGACAGGTATGGCTATGGCAGTTGGCTCTCAAATGGCGGCATTAAAAGATGCAAATGAGAGGCAATCATACGCCGTGGTTAGGAAAGAACATCCAAATGGCATATTTTTCAGTAACTTAGGAAGTGAAGCAACAGTGCAACAGGCAAACGACGCAGTCGAAATGATTGGAGCCAATGCGCTGCAAATTCATTTAAATGTTGTGCAAGAGTTAACGATGCCAGAAGGTGACAGAGATTTTCGTGGTGCACTTGAACGTATACAAGCTATTGTAGAGGGCGTTAATGTTCCGGTAATCGTAAAAGAAACCGGGTTTGGTATTTCGCGTGAAACGGCAGAGAAATTACGTAGTTGTAACGTTTCGGCAATCGATGTCAGTGGTTTTGGTGGAACCAATTTTGCTTCGATTGAAAACAAGCGCCGTCAAAGAAAATTGTCTTATTTTGAAGATTGGGGTATTCCGACAGCACCAGCAATTGTTGAAGTAAAGAGTGTTTTCGATAAAACTGTACTTGCTTCTGGAGGAATACAAGATGCTCGAGATATGATTAAGGCATTTTTGCTAGGAGCTGATGCAGTAGGTCTTGCTGGCTCATTTTTAAAAGTCGCAATGCAAGAAGGCGAAAAGCAACTGATTTCTGATATTCACTCGTTGTATGAAGATTTGACTATGATGATGACAGCGCTAGGCGCTGAAAACTTAATGGAATTACAGAAATGTCCTGCAATAATAACGGGAGAAATGGCCCAATATTTAACTGCTAGAGGCTTTAATCCAGCTTCTTACGCATGTGTAACGAAAAACTGA
- the rpsA gene encoding 30S ribosomal protein S1: protein MSEETNKMENRDFQTGDRVKGVVAKIEEKAVTVTIEGAPFDGIIPISELSSLHIEKASDSVEVGDELELIITKVEDENFVLSKRKVDAEQAWDDLETKFESGEIIEAEVKDVVKGGLVVDLGVRGFVPASLVEDYFVESFEDYKGKELTFKIVEMEKENNRLILSHRAVVEKEKESQKEQVMDKIHAGDELKGKVQRIASFGAFVDIGGVDGLVHISQLSHEHVEKVSDVVTEGQEVTVKVLSVDRDSERISLSIKDTLPGPWDAIDEKAPKGSVHTGTVKRLVSYGAFVEVLPGVEGLVHISQIAHKHIATPSEVLTEGEKVEVKILEVNKADKRLSLSIKELQEKQGEQDFSNYDMPEESSGFSISDVIGDKLKGFKSE from the coding sequence ATGTCAGAGGAAACGAATAAGATGGAAAACCGTGACTTCCAAACAGGAGATCGCGTTAAAGGGGTAGTAGCAAAAATTGAAGAAAAAGCAGTGACGGTAACGATTGAAGGAGCGCCATTTGACGGCATCATTCCAATCAGTGAGTTATCTAGCTTGCACATTGAAAAAGCTTCAGATTCAGTCGAAGTTGGAGATGAGTTAGAGCTTATCATTACTAAAGTAGAAGATGAAAATTTTGTTTTATCTAAAAGAAAAGTGGATGCTGAACAAGCATGGGACGATTTGGAAACCAAGTTTGAATCAGGTGAAATCATCGAAGCTGAAGTAAAAGATGTTGTTAAAGGCGGCTTAGTTGTTGACTTAGGCGTACGTGGATTTGTTCCAGCATCGCTAGTAGAAGACTATTTTGTCGAGTCTTTTGAAGACTACAAAGGAAAAGAACTGACTTTTAAAATCGTCGAAATGGAAAAAGAAAATAATCGGTTAATCCTTTCTCATCGCGCAGTAGTTGAGAAAGAAAAAGAATCACAAAAAGAACAAGTCATGGACAAAATCCATGCCGGAGATGAGTTAAAAGGAAAAGTGCAACGTATCGCTTCATTCGGTGCTTTTGTCGATATCGGTGGAGTAGATGGACTTGTTCATATTTCTCAGCTCTCGCATGAACACGTTGAAAAAGTTTCTGACGTGGTAACAGAAGGCCAAGAAGTGACTGTTAAAGTTTTATCTGTTGACCGTGATTCAGAACGGATTTCGTTGTCGATTAAAGATACGCTTCCTGGACCATGGGATGCTATCGATGAAAAAGCGCCAAAAGGATCTGTTCACACAGGGACAGTTAAGCGCTTAGTTAGCTATGGTGCTTTTGTGGAAGTTCTTCCTGGCGTTGAAGGCTTAGTTCATATTTCGCAAATTGCCCATAAACATATTGCAACGCCAAGTGAAGTATTAACAGAAGGCGAAAAAGTAGAAGTGAAAATCTTAGAAGTTAATAAAGCTGATAAACGGTTGTCTCTAAGTATTAAAGAATTGCAAGAAAAGCAAGGCGAGCAAGATTTTTCAAATTACGATATGCCTGAAGAGTCATCTGGTTTTTCAATCAGTGACGTCATTGGCGATAAACTTAAAGGTTTTAAATCGGAATAA
- a CDS encoding lysophospholipid acyltransferase family protein has product MNLYAFGKGLVKTVLSPLYRFEVIGKENFPKDGGILLCSNHIHALDPPVVGMTAPRTVHFMAKEELFNAPILGSILPKVNAFPVKRGMSDREALRTALKILKNGDVVGLFPEGTRSTDGILKKGLSGAGFFALRGNADVMPCAIIGPYKAFRKVQVVYGEPIQMAPFRERKASAEEVTEVIMASIQKILDDYSGNK; this is encoded by the coding sequence ATGAACTTATACGCATTTGGTAAAGGACTTGTAAAAACAGTATTAAGCCCTCTTTACCGGTTTGAAGTAATAGGCAAAGAGAACTTTCCTAAAGATGGCGGTATTCTTTTATGCTCCAATCATATCCATGCCTTAGATCCACCGGTTGTCGGAATGACGGCTCCTCGAACAGTTCATTTTATGGCGAAAGAAGAATTGTTTAATGCGCCAATTCTTGGATCGATTTTGCCGAAAGTAAATGCTTTTCCGGTAAAACGTGGCATGAGTGATCGTGAAGCTCTTCGTACAGCATTAAAAATATTGAAAAATGGCGATGTCGTTGGATTGTTTCCAGAAGGAACACGTTCAACTGATGGCATACTAAAAAAAGGTCTTAGCGGAGCAGGTTTTTTTGCGCTAAGAGGCAATGCGGATGTAATGCCATGTGCGATTATCGGGCCCTATAAGGCGTTCCGAAAAGTACAAGTGGTTTACGGGGAACCAATCCAAATGGCACCTTTTCGTGAGCGAAAAGCCTCAGCAGAAGAAGTAACTGAAGTTATTATGGCGAGCATTCAAAAGATATTAGATGACTATTCAGGTAATAAGTGA
- the cmk gene encoding (d)CMP kinase — translation MIKPIQIAIDGPAAAGKSTIAKIVAEKLGYVYIDTGAMYRAITMKALAKGINMASNEEAGKLLAETEIDLQPSEDGQLVFLDKQNVTEAIRSQNVTKAVSEMAAHELVRMRMVELQQQLAEGRGVVMDGRDIGTHVLPDAALKVFMSASVEERARRRFVENQKRDILTSLEELQAEIAKRDKMDSEREVAPLRQAEDAIYLDTTTLTIEQAAQEILKLAEERLV, via the coding sequence TTGATAAAACCGATACAAATAGCAATCGATGGCCCGGCTGCTGCTGGAAAAAGCACGATAGCAAAAATTGTGGCAGAAAAACTGGGCTATGTTTACATCGATACCGGTGCTATGTACCGCGCTATTACTATGAAAGCTTTAGCGAAAGGCATTAATATGGCCAGCAACGAAGAAGCTGGAAAATTATTAGCGGAAACTGAAATTGACTTGCAACCGTCTGAAGATGGCCAGTTAGTCTTTCTTGATAAACAAAATGTAACAGAAGCAATTCGTTCGCAAAACGTAACAAAAGCGGTATCAGAAATGGCAGCGCATGAATTGGTGCGTATGCGTATGGTTGAGTTGCAACAACAATTGGCTGAAGGTCGCGGAGTGGTGATGGATGGTCGGGATATCGGAACACACGTCCTTCCAGACGCGGCATTAAAAGTTTTCATGTCCGCATCAGTTGAAGAACGAGCAAGAAGACGATTTGTAGAAAATCAAAAAAGAGATATTTTGACATCTCTTGAAGAGCTTCAAGCCGAAATTGCCAAACGAGATAAAATGGATAGTGAACGTGAAGTGGCACCATTACGTCAAGCTGAAGATGCTATTTACCTAGATACAACAACTTTAACCATTGAACAAGCTGCACAAGAAATATTGAAATTGGCTGAAGAGAGGTTGGTGTAA